TCGACCTGGGCACGGCCAACACGCTTGTCTATGTCCGTAACCGGGGCATCACGCTGAACGAGCCGTCGGTCGTAGCTGTCAACGTCAAAGATGGCCGGCCCCTCGCCGTCGGCTCCGAGGCGAAGCGGATGATCGGACGCACGCCCAGTCACATCCAGGCCATCCGGCCGCTCAAGGACGGGGTGATCGCCGACTTCGAGATCTGCGAGAAGATGCTGCGGTACTTCATCCATCGGGTACACCAGCGCCGGTTCGCCAAGCCGCGCATGGTCATCTGCGTGCCGTCGGGCATCACCGGGGT
This Acidimicrobiales bacterium DNA region includes the following protein-coding sequences:
- a CDS encoding rod shape-determining protein — encoded protein: MSENFFSSWFGRDMAVDLGTANTLVYVRNRGITLNEPSVVAVNVKDGRPLAVGSEAKRMIGRTPSHIQAIRPLKDGVIADFEICEKMLRYFIHRVHQRRFAKPRMVICVPSGITGV